The proteins below are encoded in one region of Myxococcus guangdongensis:
- a CDS encoding Crp/Fnr family transcriptional regulator produces the protein MTLFEGLPREEVDRISTLVHAQRYACGEVIFHRGDIATTLHIIRKGQVSMRLSSSDGKEVILSLLQRGDFFGETSLLDGAPLSTDAVARGEVDVLRLQRRDFQHYLSTRPQVALGLLTTLSRLVRQVTQRIHDTSFLDARTRLERVLLELARHFGSPGEGGTTITQKFTQTELANLCGLTRESTNKWLRTFVRDGWVRYEGGDITLVQEPRLEDEWMGLNRP, from the coding sequence GTGACCCTCTTCGAGGGACTTCCTCGCGAGGAGGTGGACCGGATCTCCACGCTGGTCCATGCGCAGCGCTACGCCTGTGGAGAGGTCATCTTCCACCGAGGTGACATCGCGACGACGCTCCACATCATCCGCAAGGGACAGGTCTCCATGCGCCTGTCTTCCTCGGACGGGAAGGAGGTCATCCTCTCGCTGCTGCAACGGGGTGACTTCTTCGGTGAGACGTCCCTGCTGGATGGAGCGCCGCTCTCGACGGATGCCGTCGCGCGGGGGGAGGTCGATGTCCTGCGATTGCAGCGCAGGGACTTCCAGCACTATCTCTCCACGCGTCCCCAGGTCGCGCTGGGGTTGCTCACGACGCTGAGCCGGTTGGTGCGACAGGTCACCCAGCGCATCCATGACACGAGCTTCCTCGACGCGCGCACGCGCCTGGAGCGCGTGTTGCTCGAGCTCGCGAGGCACTTCGGGAGCCCGGGCGAAGGGGGCACCACCATCACCCAGAAGTTCACCCAGACGGAGCTGGCCAACCTGTGCGGCTTGACGCGGGAGAGCACGAACAAGTGGCTGCGGACCTTCGTGCGGGATGGCTGGGTCCGCTACGAGGGCGGTGACATCACCCTCGTACAGGAGCCACGGCTGGAGGACGAGTGGATGGGTTTGAACCGGCCCTGA
- a CDS encoding phosphotransferase enzyme family protein — protein MHPELVRRFHEPIRDEAARRYGLSPEQLTELKAFENFVYEAENDDGESLILRISHSTRRTIDYTLGEVEFVRYLAAARIPIASPVLSDSGQFVERIEDREPGSYFVATAFERAPGIVFDDAPPLKERYWKAPLFRDLGRLFARLHNRAQTYVPSSPRLKRQEWHEYDVVDIDRFAPPEEKLVRERTAAIIARLNQLPRTPESYGLIHADLHMHNFCFAEGKITAFDFDNSEYAWFVKDIAVLLFYIARGEERDARDAAVTAFLGPFLEGYREHRPMEREWLAAVPDLLALQRSMNYALFHQYRDPAVLDESTLDRWGRFKRDIEADTPVLQIDFTRF, from the coding sequence ATGCATCCAGAGCTCGTCCGCCGCTTCCACGAACCGATTCGCGATGAGGCCGCGCGCCGGTATGGCCTGTCGCCCGAGCAGCTCACCGAGCTGAAGGCCTTCGAGAACTTCGTCTACGAGGCGGAGAACGACGACGGCGAGAGCCTCATCCTGCGCATCTCGCACAGCACGCGACGAACCATCGACTACACGCTGGGGGAGGTCGAGTTCGTCCGCTACCTGGCCGCCGCGCGCATCCCCATCGCCTCGCCGGTCCTCTCCGATTCGGGGCAGTTCGTGGAGCGCATCGAAGACCGCGAGCCCGGCAGCTACTTCGTCGCCACCGCGTTCGAGCGCGCGCCGGGCATCGTCTTCGACGACGCGCCTCCGCTCAAGGAGCGCTACTGGAAGGCCCCGCTGTTCCGCGACCTGGGCCGGCTGTTCGCGCGGCTCCACAACCGCGCCCAGACCTACGTGCCGTCGAGCCCCAGGCTCAAGCGCCAGGAATGGCATGAGTACGACGTGGTCGACATCGACCGGTTCGCGCCCCCCGAGGAAAAGCTCGTTCGCGAGCGCACCGCGGCCATCATCGCGCGACTGAACCAGCTGCCGCGAACGCCGGAGAGCTACGGGCTGATCCACGCGGATCTCCACATGCACAACTTCTGCTTCGCGGAAGGGAAGATCACCGCGTTCGACTTCGACAACAGCGAGTACGCGTGGTTCGTCAAGGACATCGCGGTGCTCCTCTTCTACATCGCGCGTGGCGAGGAGCGGGATGCGCGCGACGCAGCCGTCACTGCGTTCCTGGGGCCGTTCCTCGAAGGGTATCGGGAGCACCGACCGATGGAGCGCGAGTGGCTCGCGGCCGTGCCGGACCTGCTCGCGCTCCAGCGCTCGATGAACTACGCGCTGTTCCACCAGTATCGCGACCCGGCCGTGCTCGACGAGAGCACGCTCGACCGGTGGGGGCGGTTCAAGCGGGACATCGAAGCGGACACCCCCGTCCTGCAGATTGATTTCACGCGCTTCTAG
- a CDS encoding TolC family protein, with product MSLRLTLALLATTCSGCGLVRPVVVTPPPAPGSYSTAVEPRPEPPPPSSAPEGAAPSPPPPKEGGPAQPAEHVTQDEVWWSAFADPALDTAIQECFGNSLVLHDVRDLIYENQLDPNVPQGWWYPLQVGILNPAGLSHVVAIVPPAPATQARYSLATADFGVSYQVDLFGNLAAQRRAGMNFAEQQRQLTEARVQDLALRITQVWFDILEARALRDLTQRQIDYNKELLRLIQARFEQHLTPHLAVLQQEQLLLNLEAQVPLISARNALLNSELKALLGRVPSPADDIVPPERQLPDLPPSPRLGSPGDLNANTPEMRLAELRVAEVEHRINANRASWLPTIELVGSIGAAKVGLSEPVLGQSFAGVNLTWALFDGRRFTEHKRLPIQLHRRHVQYQLALNTAIGRVQDAVVQEETGATSLRALRAQVQLGRQLLDEARRLFEQGRSDYLTVLSALTNLVGLERASLQAQRLLLNHRVAVYRSLGGTWSRDVTLNRE from the coding sequence ATGAGCCTTCGACTCACGCTCGCCCTCCTCGCGACGACCTGCTCCGGTTGTGGGCTGGTCCGTCCCGTCGTCGTCACACCGCCTCCGGCGCCAGGCAGCTACTCGACCGCCGTCGAGCCGCGCCCCGAGCCGCCCCCACCGTCCAGCGCACCCGAGGGTGCGGCTCCAAGCCCTCCGCCGCCGAAGGAGGGCGGGCCCGCGCAGCCCGCGGAGCACGTCACCCAGGACGAGGTCTGGTGGTCGGCGTTCGCTGACCCGGCGCTCGACACGGCCATCCAGGAGTGCTTCGGCAACAGCCTGGTCCTGCACGACGTGCGGGACCTCATCTACGAGAACCAGCTGGACCCCAACGTGCCGCAAGGTTGGTGGTACCCGCTCCAGGTCGGCATCCTCAACCCGGCGGGGCTGAGTCATGTGGTCGCCATCGTTCCGCCCGCGCCGGCGACCCAGGCCAGGTACAGCCTCGCCACCGCCGATTTCGGCGTGTCCTACCAGGTCGACCTGTTCGGGAACCTCGCCGCGCAGCGCCGCGCGGGAATGAACTTCGCGGAGCAGCAGCGGCAGCTCACCGAGGCCCGCGTCCAGGACCTGGCGCTGCGCATCACCCAGGTCTGGTTCGACATCCTCGAGGCCCGCGCGCTCCGGGACCTGACGCAGCGGCAGATCGACTACAACAAAGAGCTGCTCCGGCTGATTCAAGCGCGGTTCGAGCAGCACCTCACGCCCCACCTCGCGGTGCTGCAGCAGGAGCAGCTGCTGCTGAACCTCGAAGCGCAGGTGCCGCTGATCTCCGCCCGGAACGCGCTCTTGAATTCGGAGCTGAAGGCGCTGCTGGGCCGGGTCCCCAGCCCCGCGGACGACATCGTTCCCCCCGAGCGACAGCTCCCCGACCTTCCTCCTTCGCCCAGGCTCGGATCGCCAGGAGACCTGAACGCGAACACGCCCGAGATGCGGCTCGCGGAGCTGCGTGTCGCCGAGGTCGAGCACCGCATCAACGCGAACCGGGCGAGCTGGCTTCCGACGATTGAACTGGTGGGCAGCATCGGCGCCGCGAAGGTCGGCCTCTCGGAGCCGGTCCTCGGCCAGTCCTTCGCCGGAGTGAACCTGACCTGGGCCCTGTTCGACGGACGGCGATTCACCGAGCACAAGCGCCTGCCCATCCAGCTCCACCGTCGCCATGTCCAATACCAGCTCGCCCTGAACACCGCGATCGGACGGGTGCAGGATGCCGTGGTCCAGGAGGAGACCGGGGCGACGAGCCTGCGCGCCCTGCGTGCGCAGGTCCAGCTCGGGCGGCAGCTCCTGGACGAGGCGAGGCGGCTCTTCGAGCAGGGGCGCTCGGACTATCTGACGGTGCTCTCCGCCCTGACGAATCTGGTCGGGCTGGAGCGCGCGAGTCTGCAAGCGCAGCGGCTGCTGCTCAACCATCGCGTCGCGGTCTATCGTTCGCTCGGCGGCACCTGGTCGCGCGACGTCACACTGAATCGGGAGTGA
- a CDS encoding ATP-binding cassette domain-containing protein yields MTASHSDLLWPVERLPDALEQLAQRQGYGRPAGEIAPPAAAVEPSRVWMFALGDRLGVELEPITPLYHELPDVLARAAPCILQVRRAGVPSYLVLLGTRRGKLRLLAREGAVVLVPSKSALALLREEQEATVAEVDQLLAGVEMSPRAREHARSKMLLQRLGQAQLRTGWIMRPRRTASRRTLLGDIPSLVAGILVSHTLLSLVLAGSFWLLGRAALQAHLETGWFLGWIAVIACAIPLRMLEVWWQGVFSIRLGTLLKQQLLAGTLKLTPDEVRLDGIGRHFGRVAEAEVVEQLAVGGALLAVLSLVDLVLAGAILVLGAGGWPQTLVLVLWVVVAFVLARRHYGVQRTWSNSRVEITHDLLERMLGHRTRLAQLPLERWHDGEDVRLSAYSEVSKVMDRRTMQLTALLRDGWLVLALLTLLPAFSTGTANASALAVSVGGVLLALRAFDEVSVYFQQVSQAAVSFEQIRDLLLAVGRPELESKVPLEMEGGQPTDAASRTLIEARGVTFRHDARTRPVLENCSFQIAQDDRILLEGPSGGGKSTLVSLLTGLRAPQGGVMLLHALDRATFGSSGWRKRITAAPQFHENHVLSGSFAYNLLLGREWPTSPELRTKAAALCKELGLDELIAKMPAGLEEMIGETGWQLSHGEKSRLYIARTLLQGVELVILDESFASLDPETMRVAQRCVLNHAKALVVVSHP; encoded by the coding sequence ATGACGGCCTCGCACTCCGACCTGTTGTGGCCGGTCGAGCGACTGCCCGACGCGCTGGAGCAACTGGCGCAGCGGCAGGGCTATGGCAGGCCCGCGGGAGAGATCGCTCCGCCCGCGGCGGCTGTCGAGCCGAGCCGGGTCTGGATGTTCGCGCTCGGAGATCGACTCGGCGTGGAGCTCGAGCCGATCACGCCGCTCTACCACGAGCTGCCCGACGTCCTCGCGCGCGCCGCGCCCTGCATCCTCCAGGTCCGGCGAGCCGGCGTCCCGTCCTACCTGGTGCTGCTGGGGACGCGGCGCGGGAAGCTGCGCCTGCTCGCGCGCGAAGGCGCGGTGGTCCTGGTCCCGAGCAAGAGCGCGCTCGCGCTCCTGCGCGAGGAGCAGGAGGCGACCGTCGCGGAGGTGGACCAATTGCTCGCCGGCGTGGAGATGTCGCCCCGCGCGCGCGAGCACGCCCGCTCGAAGATGCTGTTGCAGCGGCTCGGCCAGGCGCAGCTGCGCACCGGGTGGATCATGCGCCCCCGGCGCACCGCGAGCCGGCGGACGCTGCTCGGCGACATCCCGTCGCTCGTCGCCGGCATCCTGGTGAGCCACACGCTCCTCTCGCTGGTGCTGGCCGGCTCGTTCTGGCTGCTCGGCCGGGCCGCGCTCCAGGCCCACCTCGAGACCGGCTGGTTCCTGGGGTGGATCGCCGTGATTGCCTGCGCGATTCCGCTGCGCATGCTCGAGGTGTGGTGGCAGGGCGTGTTCTCGATCCGGCTCGGAACGCTGCTCAAGCAGCAGCTCCTGGCGGGGACCCTCAAGCTGACCCCCGACGAGGTGCGGCTCGACGGCATCGGCCGCCACTTCGGCCGCGTCGCCGAGGCCGAGGTCGTCGAGCAGCTGGCGGTCGGCGGCGCCCTGCTCGCGGTGTTGTCGCTCGTCGACCTGGTCCTGGCGGGCGCCATCCTCGTGCTCGGGGCGGGAGGGTGGCCCCAGACGCTGGTGCTCGTCCTGTGGGTCGTGGTCGCGTTCGTCCTCGCGCGCCGCCACTACGGCGTCCAGCGGACCTGGTCGAACTCGCGTGTGGAGATCACCCACGACCTGCTCGAGCGCATGCTCGGCCATCGGACGCGGCTGGCGCAGCTCCCCCTCGAGCGCTGGCATGACGGCGAAGACGTCCGCTTGAGCGCCTACTCCGAGGTCTCGAAGGTCATGGACCGCAGGACCATGCAGCTGACCGCGCTCCTGCGCGACGGCTGGCTGGTGCTCGCCCTTTTGACCCTGCTGCCGGCGTTCAGCACCGGGACCGCCAATGCAAGCGCGCTGGCGGTGTCCGTGGGCGGCGTCCTGCTCGCGCTGCGGGCCTTCGACGAGGTCTCCGTCTACTTCCAGCAGGTCTCCCAGGCGGCGGTGTCGTTCGAGCAGATCCGCGACTTGTTGCTCGCGGTGGGCCGCCCCGAGCTGGAATCGAAGGTTCCACTGGAGATGGAGGGAGGCCAGCCCACGGACGCCGCCAGCAGGACCCTCATCGAGGCGCGGGGCGTGACCTTCCGGCACGACGCGCGCACCCGGCCGGTGCTCGAGAACTGCTCGTTCCAGATCGCGCAGGATGACCGCATCCTGCTGGAGGGCCCCTCGGGCGGTGGCAAGTCGACGCTGGTGTCGCTGCTCACGGGCCTGAGGGCGCCGCAGGGTGGGGTGATGCTGCTGCACGCGCTGGACCGCGCGACGTTCGGCTCCTCGGGCTGGCGCAAGCGCATCACCGCCGCGCCGCAGTTCCACGAGAACCACGTCCTGTCCGGCAGCTTCGCGTACAACCTCCTGCTCGGGCGCGAGTGGCCGACCTCGCCCGAGCTGCGGACCAAGGCCGCCGCGCTGTGCAAGGAGCTCGGGCTGGACGAGTTGATCGCCAAGATGCCCGCGGGCCTCGAGGAGATGATCGGCGAGACCGGCTGGCAGCTCTCCCACGGCGAGAAGAGCCGGCTCTACATCGCGCGCACGCTGCTGCAGGGGGTCGAGCTGGTCATCCTCGATGAGAGCTTCGCCTCCCTGGATCCCGAGACCATGCGGGTCGCGCAGCGCTGCGTCCTCAACCACGCGAAAGCCCTCGTGGTCGTCAGTCACCCATGA
- a CDS encoding ATP-binding cassette domain-containing protein → MTAPRRRRSVIPEVIQISATDCGPASLKSLFAGMGAELNYRVLREVCQTDVDGTSIVTLDEVANQLGLDSEQVMLPLDHVVVPEAKALPAIIVTLSAGGRPHFVVLWKRVGPFIQVMDPAAGRHWTRISTLLSHLYQHTTSVPEAGWREWAGTEEAVATFERRLLDLGATQARALVARALEDPGYLSIARLDAACRASEAMIRAGAIRRGRTAAGLLQSMMAKDDSGEVPIPATYWSVRPNPEVDGELSMSGAVLMRVRGWREAPREGEDAPRAVLASDLATELVAQQVSPARTLLRLRGQDSWVVPGLIAVGLLFATFGRLLQALMLRGVLDLGRDLGTFAQRATGMAVLAGVALCFMLIQIPISLGLLGIGRRLEVRLRKAYFEKLPEMEDRYFQSRLASDMASRTHNIQAMRSLPLLLSQAAILSLEVVSITAALIWAAPYAWHIVLALAAVTLLVPLLAQKLLFEPDLRVQMHSGALSGFTLNALVGLTPIRIHGAERSLRRAQETLLVSWTQARYWLQTLSVGFEGVLMLVSYAFVMLLVYSYLAGTSRASLVLLVVYWALRFPILGQRLMMLSRAFPNAMNRVRRLLDVIGDIQEPRALPEVPAQAPVAPESPAAASGVSIVMEKVRVKGGGHTILDKVSLNIAPGEHVAVVGVSGAGKSTLVGLLLGWLRPARGEIRVDGQVLDQAAIERLRRTSAWVDPAISLWNQSLLDNLRYGNDGAHGWALSGALKGAEMLDILEALPDGLQTSLGEGGGLVSGGQGQRVRLARAMLRSGVRLAILDEPFRGLDRDRRARLLAESRRLWADITLLCVTHDVEHTQEFDRVLVVENGRILENGSPKELLANKDSRYAVLLRADQENRTLLWGGGNWRHWWLSGGQLVEKPAPKPVEKPAAGGLELVG, encoded by the coding sequence ATGACTGCTCCCAGGCGCCGGCGCTCAGTCATTCCCGAGGTGATCCAGATCTCGGCGACGGATTGCGGCCCCGCATCACTCAAGAGCCTGTTCGCGGGGATGGGCGCCGAGCTCAACTATCGCGTCCTTCGCGAGGTGTGTCAGACGGACGTCGACGGCACCTCCATCGTCACGTTGGACGAGGTCGCGAACCAGCTCGGCCTCGACTCCGAGCAGGTGATGCTTCCGCTCGACCACGTGGTGGTCCCCGAAGCCAAGGCGCTCCCCGCCATCATCGTCACGCTCAGCGCGGGAGGACGGCCGCACTTCGTGGTGCTGTGGAAGCGCGTCGGCCCGTTCATCCAGGTCATGGACCCGGCGGCGGGCCGTCACTGGACCCGGATTTCGACGCTGCTGAGCCACCTGTATCAGCACACCACCTCCGTTCCGGAGGCTGGCTGGCGCGAGTGGGCTGGGACCGAGGAGGCGGTCGCGACGTTCGAGCGCCGCCTGCTGGACCTGGGCGCGACGCAGGCGCGGGCGCTGGTGGCCCGGGCGCTCGAGGACCCCGGGTACCTGTCGATCGCCAGGCTCGACGCCGCGTGTCGGGCGTCCGAGGCGATGATTCGCGCGGGCGCCATCCGGCGAGGCCGGACGGCGGCGGGGCTGCTGCAGTCCATGATGGCGAAGGACGACTCCGGCGAAGTGCCCATTCCCGCGACCTATTGGTCCGTCCGCCCCAACCCCGAGGTGGACGGCGAGCTGTCGATGTCCGGCGCGGTGCTGATGCGGGTTCGCGGTTGGCGCGAGGCCCCGCGCGAGGGCGAAGACGCGCCCAGGGCCGTGCTCGCCAGCGACCTGGCGACGGAGCTCGTCGCCCAGCAGGTGAGCCCGGCGCGGACGCTGCTGCGCCTGCGGGGCCAGGATTCGTGGGTCGTTCCGGGCCTGATCGCGGTGGGACTGCTGTTCGCCACCTTCGGGCGGCTCCTGCAGGCGCTGATGCTCCGGGGCGTGCTCGACCTGGGGCGCGACCTGGGCACGTTCGCGCAGCGTGCGACGGGCATGGCCGTTCTCGCGGGCGTCGCGCTCTGCTTCATGCTCATCCAGATCCCCATCTCCTTGGGGTTGCTCGGCATCGGCCGCCGGCTGGAGGTGCGGCTGCGCAAGGCGTACTTCGAGAAGCTCCCGGAGATGGAGGACCGCTATTTCCAGAGCCGGCTCGCCTCCGACATGGCGTCCCGTACGCACAACATCCAGGCGATGCGGTCGCTGCCGCTCCTGCTCTCGCAGGCCGCCATTCTGTCGCTCGAGGTCGTGAGCATCACCGCCGCGCTCATCTGGGCCGCACCGTACGCCTGGCACATCGTGCTCGCGCTCGCGGCCGTCACGCTGCTGGTGCCCCTGCTCGCGCAGAAGCTGCTCTTCGAGCCCGACCTGCGCGTGCAGATGCATTCGGGCGCGCTCAGCGGGTTCACCCTGAACGCGCTCGTCGGGCTCACGCCGATCCGCATCCACGGCGCCGAGCGGTCGCTGCGCCGCGCGCAGGAGACCTTGCTCGTCAGCTGGACCCAGGCGCGCTATTGGCTGCAGACGCTGTCGGTCGGGTTCGAAGGCGTGCTGATGCTGGTGAGCTACGCCTTCGTCATGCTGCTCGTCTATTCGTACCTCGCGGGCACGAGCCGGGCTTCGCTGGTGTTGTTGGTGGTCTATTGGGCGCTGCGCTTCCCCATCCTCGGCCAGCGACTGATGATGCTGAGCCGGGCGTTCCCCAATGCGATGAACCGGGTCCGTCGGCTGCTCGACGTCATCGGTGACATCCAGGAGCCGCGGGCCCTGCCCGAGGTGCCAGCGCAGGCGCCTGTCGCGCCCGAGTCCCCGGCGGCCGCGAGCGGTGTTTCCATCGTGATGGAGAAGGTCCGCGTGAAGGGCGGCGGTCACACCATCCTCGACAAGGTCTCCTTGAACATCGCCCCCGGCGAGCACGTGGCCGTCGTCGGCGTCTCCGGCGCGGGCAAGTCGACGCTGGTCGGCCTGCTGCTCGGCTGGCTCCGGCCGGCGCGAGGGGAGATCCGGGTCGACGGGCAGGTGCTCGACCAGGCCGCCATCGAGCGGCTGCGGCGCACCTCGGCCTGGGTGGACCCGGCGATCAGCCTCTGGAACCAGAGCCTCCTGGACAACCTCCGGTATGGCAACGACGGCGCGCACGGCTGGGCACTGTCGGGGGCGCTGAAGGGCGCCGAGATGCTCGACATCCTCGAGGCGCTCCCAGACGGGCTGCAGACGTCGTTGGGCGAAGGCGGAGGGCTGGTCTCGGGCGGCCAGGGGCAGCGCGTGCGACTGGCGCGCGCGATGCTTCGCTCCGGCGTGCGGCTGGCCATCCTCGACGAGCCCTTCCGCGGGCTGGATCGCGACCGGCGCGCGCGGCTCCTCGCCGAGTCCCGGCGGCTCTGGGCGGACATCACGCTCCTCTGCGTCACCCACGACGTCGAGCACACCCAGGAGTTCGATCGCGTGCTCGTGGTCGAGAACGGTCGGATCCTCGAGAACGGGTCGCCGAAGGAGCTGCTCGCGAACAAGGACTCGCGGTACGCCGTGCTCCTTCGCGCCGACCAGGAGAACCGCACGCTGCTCTGGGGCGGTGGGAACTGGCGCCATTGGTGGTTGTCGGGCGGCCAGCTGGTGGAGAAGCCGGCGCCGAAGCCGGTGGAGAAGCCCGCCGCGGGCGGGTTGGAGCTGGTGGGATGA
- a CDS encoding HlyD family secretion protein — MAYPFERTLRSLNYESDTRLVFVALMVLCAGGLVAWSFFAKVPLVKASSQARIEPHNAVHRIEPPSAGRVVRSLLKLDQTVKEGDLLIEFDARAERLELERSKATLAATEKELAIIRQQITNKRDEAALTAGVDEVAIKEALEREQELGPRHRLAVERAELALKGPTGAVSEMEKLERTTDVDSLRSAQTAQSLAITRLRREQNVRRQALAAQLLTLEREALGAEGRIRELQGAIDRLEYQIERKLYRAPATGHLVDVAELGSGAFIADGQRVGTIVASDAEVRVRARFPKEVVGLIEPGQTARLKLDGYPMTIYGTVPARVTAVGTEPGQTATPEAIPGTVRVELKFAPPEDPRIQLRHGMTLTVEVEVARASPVALLMRSVGEWNPQPEQPPVTVFRPEAEAR, encoded by the coding sequence ATGGCATATCCCTTCGAGCGAACCCTTCGTTCCCTGAATTACGAGTCGGACACGCGCCTCGTGTTCGTCGCTCTGATGGTGTTGTGCGCTGGCGGGCTCGTGGCCTGGTCGTTCTTCGCCAAGGTCCCGCTCGTCAAGGCCAGCTCACAGGCCCGGATCGAGCCACACAACGCCGTCCATCGCATCGAGCCGCCCAGTGCGGGCAGGGTCGTGCGCTCGCTGCTCAAGCTCGACCAGACGGTCAAGGAGGGCGACCTGCTCATCGAGTTCGACGCTCGGGCCGAGCGCCTCGAGCTCGAGCGGAGCAAGGCGACGCTCGCCGCGACCGAGAAGGAGCTCGCCATCATCCGCCAGCAGATCACCAACAAGCGTGACGAGGCGGCTTTGACGGCGGGGGTGGACGAGGTCGCGATCAAGGAGGCGCTGGAGCGGGAGCAGGAGCTCGGGCCCAGGCACCGGCTGGCGGTGGAGCGCGCGGAGCTGGCCCTCAAGGGCCCGACGGGCGCGGTCTCGGAGATGGAGAAGCTCGAGCGCACGACCGATGTCGACTCGCTCCGCTCCGCGCAGACGGCGCAGAGCCTGGCGATCACCCGACTGCGGCGCGAGCAGAACGTGCGCCGTCAAGCCCTCGCCGCGCAGCTGCTGACGCTCGAGCGCGAGGCGCTGGGCGCCGAGGGGCGGATCCGGGAGCTCCAGGGCGCCATCGACCGCCTCGAGTACCAGATCGAGCGGAAGCTGTACCGGGCGCCGGCCACGGGCCACCTGGTCGACGTGGCGGAGCTCGGCTCGGGAGCGTTCATCGCCGACGGGCAGCGGGTCGGCACCATCGTCGCGAGCGATGCCGAGGTGCGCGTGCGCGCCCGCTTCCCGAAGGAGGTCGTCGGGTTGATCGAGCCCGGCCAAACGGCGCGCCTCAAGCTCGATGGCTACCCGATGACCATCTACGGGACGGTCCCCGCCAGGGTGACGGCCGTCGGGACCGAGCCCGGCCAGACCGCCACCCCCGAGGCCATTCCCGGTACGGTGCGCGTCGAGCTCAAGTTCGCGCCGCCGGAGGATCCCCGCATCCAGCTCCGCCACGGCATGACCCTGACGGTGGAGGTCGAGGTCGCGCGGGCGTCGCCTGTCGCGCTGCTGATGCGGTCGGTCGGCGAATGGAATCCGCAGCCCGAGCAACCGCCCGTGACGGTGTTTCGGCCGGAAGCCGAGGCCCGCTGA
- a CDS encoding metallophosphoesterase family protein, translating to MRTVVLSDLHLGNGQGYDIFAGAEALPAFLETLAHVPTRVVLNGDSVDFLMNDDPLGLEVARAVEQARALVAAPPTAAVLEALGRVLAAEGEVVIRLGNHDVELALAEVQAVFRCALRQPWRVARRLVFQRGDVPWVLEEGGTRVLLAHGEQHDPWNEVDHARLPGPGAPEGVVASGYRYSAGSLLVKQLLNPLKRRYGMRFLDLLMPDFQGALLAALAVNPAAVKLVFQRSSLHMGWHLLRRSVSALAFELEDSELELGLAQRVAGAGLTLEEQQALAELCGVGQVHFVEAEPALERAQQKLLRCALEFYARGHRCIAGDASERCFDLAPRRGEWDEACRLARTYRAGVVLLGHTHAARWRQDEGLLYANTGTWTWLMRLPAPEAPASVWADFLQELQRNPALVPEHQRLARLEQRFTAVVLGPHAQGGAEVSLVEWRPSGGLWALASTQVPPQQAGQCLAARG from the coding sequence ATGAGGACTGTCGTGTTGAGCGACCTGCACCTGGGCAACGGTCAGGGATATGACATCTTCGCTGGCGCCGAAGCGCTGCCCGCCTTCCTGGAGACCCTCGCGCACGTGCCCACGCGCGTGGTGCTCAATGGGGACTCGGTGGACTTCCTGATGAACGACGACCCGCTGGGGCTCGAGGTGGCGCGAGCCGTGGAGCAGGCCCGGGCCCTGGTGGCCGCGCCTCCCACGGCGGCGGTGCTGGAGGCGCTCGGGCGCGTGCTGGCGGCGGAGGGCGAGGTGGTGATTCGCCTGGGCAACCACGACGTGGAGCTGGCGCTCGCCGAGGTCCAGGCCGTCTTCCGATGCGCGCTCCGTCAGCCGTGGCGGGTGGCCCGGCGGCTCGTCTTCCAGCGCGGCGACGTGCCCTGGGTGTTGGAGGAGGGGGGCACGCGGGTGTTGCTGGCGCACGGTGAGCAGCATGACCCGTGGAACGAGGTGGACCATGCCCGGCTGCCGGGGCCGGGGGCGCCGGAGGGGGTGGTGGCCTCCGGGTATCGCTACTCGGCGGGCTCGCTGCTGGTGAAGCAACTGCTCAATCCCCTCAAGCGGCGTTACGGCATGCGCTTCCTGGACCTGCTCATGCCCGACTTCCAGGGGGCCTTGCTGGCCGCGCTCGCCGTCAATCCGGCCGCGGTGAAGCTCGTGTTCCAGCGGTCCTCGCTGCACATGGGCTGGCACCTGCTGCGCCGGAGCGTGAGCGCCCTGGCCTTCGAGCTGGAGGACTCCGAGCTGGAGCTGGGGCTCGCCCAGCGGGTGGCCGGCGCCGGGCTCACGCTGGAGGAGCAGCAGGCGCTGGCGGAGCTGTGCGGCGTGGGGCAGGTCCACTTCGTCGAGGCGGAGCCCGCGCTCGAGCGGGCCCAGCAGAAGCTGCTTCGCTGTGCGCTGGAGTTCTATGCCCGGGGGCATCGGTGCATCGCGGGTGACGCCAGCGAGCGCTGCTTCGACCTCGCGCCGAGGCGGGGTGAGTGGGACGAGGCGTGTCGGCTGGCGCGGACGTACCGGGCGGGGGTGGTGCTCCTGGGGCATACCCACGCGGCGCGGTGGCGGCAGGACGAGGGGCTGCTCTACGCCAACACGGGCACGTGGACCTGGTTGATGCGGCTGCCCGCGCCGGAGGCCCCCGCGTCGGTCTGGGCGGACTTCCTCCAGGAGCTCCAGCGCAACCCCGCCCTGGTCCCGGAGCACCAGCGACTGGCCCGGCTGGAGCAGCGCTTCACCGCGGTGGTGCTGGGCCCTCACGCCCAGGGGGGCGCCGAGGTGTCCCTGGTGGAGTGGAGGCCTTCCGGGGGGCTGTGGGCGTTGGCGTCCACCCAGGTCCCTCCGCAGCAGGCCGGCCAGTGCCTGGCGGCGCGGGGGTAG